In Selenomonas sp. TAMA-11512, a genomic segment contains:
- the trpA gene encoding tryptophan synthase subunit alpha produces MGTRLEKVLQRRRDAGRKSIFIYITAGCPDVETSLDAIRLAEENGADVIELGLPFSDPMADGPVIQEASVKALQAGMNLDRAKALVKRVRETSEIPILGMGYINNMLYYGFEAFVEDFKAAGMDGVIIPDLPHEESGDMREICRAHDFHLAEFVTPLTTAARMKETCRDASGFIYCVSNTGVTGVKEVDYSAISSVVTEARKHTSVPLAVGFGIGSPEAAVAAAKEADGVIVGSAVVKHILKGDLPAAAALITSMRKALDRTYRDA; encoded by the coding sequence ATGGGAACACGCTTGGAAAAGGTCCTGCAGAGACGCAGGGATGCGGGACGCAAGAGCATCTTTATTTATATTACCGCCGGTTGTCCGGATGTGGAAACCTCACTGGATGCAATTCGTCTCGCCGAGGAAAATGGTGCAGACGTCATTGAGCTGGGATTGCCTTTTTCCGATCCGATGGCGGACGGACCTGTGATTCAGGAGGCTTCGGTCAAAGCCCTTCAAGCCGGTATGAATCTGGATCGTGCGAAGGCACTCGTCAAGAGAGTTCGTGAAACCTCGGAAATTCCTATCCTCGGTATGGGATACATCAACAATATGCTGTATTATGGATTTGAAGCATTTGTCGAGGACTTTAAAGCCGCCGGCATGGATGGTGTCATCATACCGGATCTGCCGCATGAGGAGTCCGGCGATATGCGGGAGATCTGCCGGGCACATGACTTCCATCTTGCGGAATTTGTGACGCCGTTGACGACAGCTGCACGAATGAAAGAGACCTGCAGGGATGCCAGCGGGTTCATCTACTGTGTTTCCAATACAGGCGTAACGGGCGTCAAGGAAGTCGATTACTCGGCGATCAGCTCTGTTGTAACAGAAGCTCGCAAGCATACAAGCGTGCCTTTGGCCGTCGGCTTCGGTATCGGCTCTCCGGAGGCTGCGGTAGCCGCCGCGAAGGAAGCAGACGGTGTCATCGTCGGAAGCGCTGTTGTGAAGCACATTTTAAAGGGAGACTTGCCTGCTGCCGCTGCACTTATTACCTCGATGCGAAAAGCGCTTGATCGGACGTATAGGGACGCCTGA
- a CDS encoding IS3 family transposase, translating to MELSGQFPIRLLCTKTGIPRSSFYNWKKSVEHPPEQKKRLVQSIGLFQEYHGRFPSHGYRWLNAKIRLDKGIVFSDPYAHKCCKIAGIKSLCKHYSYKKEGDPSRTYPNLLLAGINITGPMECVVSDMTAFYVERTYYELTLYMDLWNDELIAHALSSKRGDRMTYLDGLQDVLAFKKQYPNQKLILHSDQGSVYASKSYNELLPMYNIVRSMSRAGTPTDNAAMEAINGWIKAELFTDFHITSPENVPAQVSDYIRFFNEERPAYALGYLTPKQYREQFAPKHEGAAP from the coding sequence ATGGAGCTTTCCGGACAGTTCCCCATCCGGCTGCTCTGTACAAAGACCGGAATCCCACGCAGCAGCTTCTACAACTGGAAGAAGAGCGTGGAACATCCACCCGAACAGAAGAAACGGCTTGTGCAGAGCATCGGATTGTTTCAGGAATACCATGGGCGCTTTCCCTCCCATGGCTACCGCTGGCTGAATGCCAAAATCCGATTGGACAAAGGAATCGTATTTTCCGATCCCTATGCCCATAAATGCTGTAAGATCGCAGGGATCAAGAGCCTTTGCAAACATTACAGCTACAAGAAGGAGGGCGATCCGTCCAGAACCTATCCGAACTTGTTGCTTGCAGGAATCAACATCACCGGCCCCATGGAATGTGTGGTGAGTGATATGACCGCCTTTTATGTGGAGCGCACATACTACGAGCTCACACTATATATGGATTTGTGGAATGACGAGCTCATTGCCCACGCGCTCTCATCCAAGCGCGGCGATCGTATGACCTACCTCGACGGCTTGCAGGACGTGCTTGCGTTCAAGAAGCAGTATCCGAATCAGAAGCTCATCCTGCACAGCGATCAAGGCTCTGTTTACGCATCCAAGAGCTACAACGAACTCCTGCCCATGTACAACATTGTCAGGTCAATGTCCAGAGCCGGCACACCGACAGACAATGCCGCGATGGAGGCGATTAATGGTTGGATCAAGGCCGAACTCTTTACAGATTTCCATATTACTTCGCCGGAGAATGTCCCCGCTCAGGTATCCGACTACATCCGCTTCTTCAACGAGGAGCGCCCTGCATATGCCCTTGGATACCTTACGCCGAAGCAGTATCGGGAGCAGTTCGCGCCAAAGCACGAAGGTGCGGCTCCTTGA
- a CDS encoding pyruvate carboxylase subunit B yields the protein MAKKVKITETVLRDGHQSLCATRMRYSQMEPMLEELDKIGYKSLEAWGGATFDSCLRFLDEDPWERLDNLKARLKTPIQMLLRGQNLLGYNHYSDDVVTRFVQKASKHGVGVFRIFDALNDIRNLKTAIDAALACPEKPEVQGCLVYTVSPVHNNDYFVDLSKKLVDMGVHSICIKDMSGLLKPYVAEDLVKKLKASLPDNIPVQLHTHYTSGFGSMTYLKAIEAGVDVIDCALAPFALDTSQPCTETMVATLEGTEYDTGLDRQAMTPISKHFLKVKQELINEFGLKGYFDVNPNVLDFQIPGGMLSNLANQLKEAGMENKYQDLLDEMPRVRKDAGYPPLVTPSSQIVGTMATFNVMTGERYKMVPKEFKDLARGMFGKTPVEVDHDFLTKTLKVAENEIITDIKAEDAKAHSFADFEKELHEKGFLNPTEEDVLSYALFPQVAEEFFKKHYAPMTAYKKA from the coding sequence ATGGCAAAAAAGGTAAAGATTACAGAGACTGTCCTTCGTGACGGCCATCAGTCCCTCTGCGCGACGCGCATGCGTTACTCCCAGATGGAGCCTATGCTTGAGGAACTCGATAAAATTGGCTATAAGTCTCTTGAGGCTTGGGGTGGAGCAACCTTTGACAGCTGCTTGCGCTTCCTGGACGAAGATCCTTGGGAGAGACTTGACAACCTCAAGGCAAGACTCAAGACACCTATCCAAATGCTCCTTCGCGGTCAGAATCTGCTTGGTTACAATCACTATTCTGATGACGTTGTCACTCGCTTTGTGCAGAAGGCTTCCAAACATGGTGTTGGTGTTTTCCGTATTTTTGATGCACTCAACGATATTCGCAATCTGAAGACGGCTATTGATGCTGCACTTGCCTGCCCGGAAAAACCGGAAGTTCAGGGCTGCCTTGTCTATACGGTATCTCCTGTTCATAACAATGACTACTTTGTCGACCTCTCCAAGAAGCTTGTCGACATGGGCGTTCATTCCATTTGCATCAAAGATATGTCCGGCCTCTTAAAGCCTTATGTTGCAGAGGATCTTGTCAAAAAACTGAAGGCCTCACTTCCTGACAATATTCCGGTTCAGCTCCACACGCATTACACCTCAGGATTTGGCAGCATGACCTATTTGAAAGCGATTGAAGCCGGTGTTGATGTCATTGACTGTGCACTTGCTCCATTTGCACTTGATACATCCCAGCCATGTACGGAAACAATGGTTGCAACCCTTGAAGGTACAGAGTATGACACGGGACTTGATCGTCAGGCCATGACGCCGATTTCCAAGCACTTCCTCAAAGTCAAACAGGAACTCATCAATGAATTCGGTCTCAAAGGCTACTTTGATGTCAATCCGAACGTTCTTGATTTCCAGATTCCCGGCGGCATGCTGTCCAATCTTGCAAACCAGCTCAAAGAGGCAGGTATGGAAAACAAATATCAAGATCTCCTTGACGAGATGCCGCGTGTCCGTAAAGATGCCGGTTATCCGCCTCTCGTTACGCCATCCAGCCAGATTGTCGGTACGATGGCGACCTTCAACGTCATGACAGGCGAGCGGTATAAGATGGTTCCTAAGGAATTCAAGGATCTTGCACGCGGTATGTTTGGTAAGACTCCGGTTGAAGTCGACCACGATTTCCTTACAAAGACACTCAAAGTTGCTGAAAATGAGATAATTACAGATATCAAAGCGGAAGATGCAAAGGCTCATTCCTTTGCGGACTTTGAGAAGGAGCTTCATGAAAAAGGCTTCCTCAACCCGACAGAGGAAGACGTACTGTCCTATGCTCTCTTCCCACAGGTTGCAGAAGAGTTCTTTAAGAAACACTATGCACCAATGACAGCTTACAAAAAAGCTTAA
- the trpE gene encoding anthranilate synthase component I translates to MQVKPDINRFQELSKTANLIAVGGELSMDMDTPVSVYSKLVGEKRGFILESVDTTQQKFGRFSFIGADPFALLQVYPKRLMVRENDRMKVIEGDPVQSIKTYMRRFRPALEDTELPLANGGMVGYLNYEIAATFDRVRGMTPDEEELLGEFMVCRILVVFDALKNTARLIYLAEIGDKDPAAVYKDALLKMQRVREKLMTPLEASNTPSHRKEKVNFLNRYGKMPQDFLDAIAKAKEHIFAGDVFQVVPSKQFRERITKPCFHFYRRLRQVNPSPYMFYLNFRRTKLVGASPEMLVKVMGDKIYTYPIAGTRRRGMNDDEDLRLSADLLSDEKECAEHSMLVDLARNDIGRISRPGTIEVTKLKVIEKFSHVLHIVSEVVGTLQQGMTVMDVLKACFPAGTVSGAPKLRAMEIIRELEPVRRESYAGTVGYMDFAGNMDMCITLRTMRIEDDETAVIQSGAGIVADSVAEKEYQEILQKSKALFEIVEEVENDVVAFR, encoded by the coding sequence ATGCAGGTAAAGCCTGATATAAATAGGTTTCAAGAGCTGTCAAAGACGGCGAATCTCATTGCTGTTGGGGGAGAGCTCTCCATGGATATGGATACACCTGTATCCGTGTACAGCAAGCTGGTCGGTGAAAAAAGGGGATTCATCCTGGAATCGGTTGATACAACGCAACAGAAGTTTGGGCGGTTTTCCTTTATAGGCGCAGATCCGTTTGCGCTTCTGCAAGTTTATCCGAAACGATTGATGGTTCGTGAAAATGACCGCATGAAGGTTATCGAAGGAGATCCTGTTCAAAGCATCAAGACATATATGCGGCGATTCCGGCCCGCACTGGAGGATACAGAACTGCCGCTGGCAAATGGCGGCATGGTCGGCTATCTGAACTACGAAATCGCAGCCACATTTGACCGTGTGCGCGGGATGACGCCCGATGAGGAAGAGCTCCTGGGAGAGTTTATGGTATGCCGTATCCTTGTGGTATTTGATGCATTGAAGAATACGGCTCGTCTTATCTACCTTGCGGAGATCGGAGATAAGGATCCTGCTGCAGTCTACAAAGACGCTCTCTTGAAGATGCAGAGAGTGCGAGAAAAGCTGATGACTCCATTGGAGGCCTCGAATACACCTTCTCATCGAAAGGAGAAGGTTAACTTCCTGAACCGCTATGGTAAGATGCCTCAAGATTTTCTCGATGCAATTGCAAAGGCAAAGGAACACATCTTTGCAGGGGATGTCTTTCAAGTCGTGCCTTCGAAGCAGTTTCGCGAGAGGATTACAAAACCCTGTTTCCACTTCTACCGCAGGCTTCGTCAGGTCAATCCGTCGCCGTATATGTTTTATCTGAACTTCCGACGTACAAAGCTCGTAGGGGCTTCCCCTGAGATGCTTGTAAAAGTGATGGGAGACAAGATCTATACCTATCCGATCGCCGGTACACGTCGCCGCGGCATGAACGATGATGAGGATCTGCGATTGTCTGCGGATCTTCTGAGTGACGAGAAGGAATGCGCAGAGCACTCGATGCTTGTGGATCTTGCGCGAAACGATATTGGCCGCATCAGCCGCCCGGGAACCATAGAGGTTACGAAGCTAAAAGTCATCGAGAAGTTCAGCCATGTACTGCATATAGTGTCGGAGGTCGTCGGTACGCTGCAGCAGGGAATGACTGTAATGGATGTACTAAAAGCGTGCTTTCCGGCAGGAACTGTATCCGGTGCGCCAAAACTTCGTGCAATGGAGATCATACGGGAACTGGAGCCGGTACGGCGGGAGAGCTATGCCGGTACAGTGGGTTACATGGACTTTGCCGGCAATATGGATATGTGTATTACACTGCGAACGATGCGTATAGAGGACGATGAGACGGCGGTGATTCAGTCGGGGGCAGGGATTGTTGCCGACTCCGTCGCAGAAAAGGAATATCAGGAAATCCTGCAAAAGTCAAAGGCACTCTTTGAAATTGTCGAGGAGGTGGAAAACGATGTTGTTGCTTTTCGATAA
- a CDS encoding aminodeoxychorismate/anthranilate synthase component II — MLLLFDNYDSFTYNIAQLLMDLGKEVEVVRNDVCTPEELLMKKYEAVVLSPGHGVPKEAGCLEDFIEKAKGRLPILGVCLGHQAIGEVFGAKVVRAKSIVHGKSSVLLHDGTGLYQDVSKNALVGRYHSLVVERESLPDCLYVTSELEDGMIMGLRHRHYEMEGIQFHPESILTPEGRQMMRNFLGRIA; from the coding sequence ATGTTGTTGCTTTTCGATAATTATGATTCTTTTACTTACAATATCGCACAGCTTTTGATGGATCTGGGAAAAGAAGTCGAGGTCGTGCGAAACGACGTGTGCACGCCGGAAGAATTACTCATGAAAAAATATGAGGCGGTTGTACTATCACCAGGCCACGGTGTGCCGAAAGAAGCAGGCTGCCTGGAGGATTTCATTGAAAAAGCCAAAGGGAGACTGCCAATCTTGGGTGTATGCTTGGGTCATCAGGCGATCGGTGAGGTCTTTGGAGCAAAAGTTGTTCGAGCAAAGAGCATTGTTCACGGTAAATCCTCTGTGTTGCTGCATGATGGTACCGGTCTTTACCAAGACGTGTCAAAAAATGCACTCGTGGGACGCTATCATTCACTAGTCGTTGAGAGGGAAAGTTTGCCGGATTGTCTGTATGTGACTTCAGAGCTCGAAGATGGGATGATTATGGGACTGCGACATCGTCATTACGAGATGGAGGGAATCCAATTTCATCCCGAATCTATTTTAACGCCTGAAGGGCGGCAGATGATGAGGAATTTTTTAGGTAGGATTGCGTGA
- a CDS encoding UbiX family flavin prenyltransferase: MENKEIKTDQRIIVGATGASGSPLLIECLRQIRDTAGYEAELILTPAAELTLRQESDVTLEEVKGLAVRTYAIDSIGAPPASGSYPTAGMVIVPCSMHTLAGIHSGFSDNLLLRAADVTIKEGRRLVLAVRESPLSAIHLRNMQELALLSNVKIMPPMMTFYNRPDSIDEMVKAFAARLLLPFGIKHQEHREWTGI; encoded by the coding sequence ATGGAAAATAAAGAGATAAAAACAGATCAGCGAATCATAGTGGGGGCTACGGGAGCCAGCGGCAGTCCGCTCTTGATAGAATGTCTTCGACAGATTCGCGATACAGCGGGTTACGAGGCTGAACTCATCTTGACGCCTGCGGCCGAGTTGACACTGCGGCAGGAAAGTGATGTCACGCTGGAAGAGGTAAAGGGATTGGCTGTTCGCACCTATGCGATTGATTCCATTGGAGCTCCGCCGGCAAGCGGTTCCTACCCGACGGCAGGCATGGTGATCGTACCATGCTCCATGCACACATTGGCCGGTATTCATTCCGGATTCTCGGATAACCTTCTCCTGCGAGCGGCAGACGTTACGATAAAAGAGGGGAGACGACTTGTTTTAGCCGTGCGAGAGTCTCCGTTAAGTGCGATTCACCTGCGTAATATGCAGGAGCTGGCCCTGCTTTCCAACGTTAAAATCATGCCGCCGATGATGACTTTTTACAACCGACCAGACAGTATAGATGAAATGGTGAAGGCGTTTGCCGCACGGTTGCTGCTGCCCTTCGGAATTAAGCATCAAGAGCATAGAGAGTGGACAGGGATATAA
- a CDS encoding phosphoribosylformylglycinamidine synthase, with product MATTGVRRLYVEKRQGYFDIPAQQLAADLIETFRLTSLKAVRIFIRYDIEGLTDAEYKAVRDVVFVEPPVDAYHEESLPSFPDARMFAIEPLPGQFDQRADSAAQCVQLVTAKERPTIRTAQIILILGRISEEEYSKIKDYCINTVESREAKLSKVTTLKEPLKEPADVAVVNDFINMDEVGLQRLMNDMGLAMSFEDLESVQRYFAIRERRNPTVTEIRVIDTYWSDHCRHTTFTTVLDSIEIESGKYAAMLTRVKDLYFADRAALYAGENRDTTLMDIAVIGMKALRKAGKLDDLDVSDEINACSIVVPAVINGKEEKWLVMFKNETHNHPTEIEPFGGAATCLGGAIRDPLSGRSYVYQAMRVTGAADPRRPIRETLPGKLPQKKITLGAAAGYSSYGNQIGLATGQVKEIYHEGYMAKRMEIGAVIASAPAENVVREAPAEGDVVVLLGGRTGRDGIGGATGSSKVHTTASLTEAGAEVQKGNPPTERKIQRLFRNPTVSRMIKRCNDFGAGGVAVAIGELAPSLNINLDAVKKKYEGLDGTEIAISESQERMAVVLARRDVSRFLEYAEQENLEATEVAEITNNGKLIMRWRGKVIVSLARAFLDTNGVRQHVRVKMQMPDLKNPYFQACPTELESARKKRDLTAAWVANMSRLNVCSQKGLVERFDSTIGAGTVLMPFGGKQQLTEEQGMVAKLPILSGETDTATAMSYGYDPYLSEWSPFHGAVYAVVEAAAKIAALGGDTSKIRLTFQEYFERLGKDPLKWGKPTAALLGALWAQHQLEIPAIGGKDSMSGTFENISVPPTLVAFAVDVVQASRTVSAAFKFPGNKVYILKVPRDSNDLPHFETMKKTFARVYKLAQDKKLFAAMSVGIGGIAAAVTKMALGNKMGFRFENALPFDDLFRPEYGSIIIEMSENANPDDSLAGLKWSRLGATTTSESVVCGDMVQTIAELTNAYTKPLEKIFQTKAKLHERGMNVPIIPYTEGRTSAKSSYRTGGAKPRVFIPVFPGTNCEVDSARAFEAVGGQVETLVIRNLTPKAVEESVEAIVKGIERANIVMLPGGFSGGDEPDGSGKFIAATFRNPRIADAVMRFLRQRDGLMLGICNGFQALIKLGLLPYGEICSLTTGTPTLTHNIIGRHVSCMVETRIMSNRSPWLSNVSVGDIHSIAVSHGEGRFVADRELVAKMRQLGQIATQYVDDRGDPTMYMPFNPNGSYEAIEGITSPDGHIFGKMGHSERVGEFIGKNVPGNKDQKIFEAGIQYFR from the coding sequence ATGGCGACTACTGGCGTTCGTCGTTTATATGTAGAGAAGAGGCAGGGATATTTTGATATTCCCGCGCAGCAGCTTGCTGCAGATCTCATTGAGACGTTTCGTCTGACGAGCCTGAAGGCTGTTCGTATTTTTATTCGTTATGATATCGAAGGACTCACCGATGCGGAATATAAGGCGGTACGGGATGTTGTCTTTGTAGAACCGCCCGTGGATGCATATCATGAGGAGTCGTTGCCAAGCTTTCCGGATGCGAGAATGTTTGCGATCGAGCCGCTGCCGGGACAATTTGACCAGCGTGCAGATTCTGCGGCACAGTGTGTACAGCTTGTGACGGCGAAGGAACGTCCGACGATTCGTACGGCACAAATCATCCTTATTTTGGGTCGTATCTCGGAGGAGGAATATAGTAAAATCAAAGACTACTGTATCAATACAGTGGAAAGCCGAGAGGCAAAACTATCTAAGGTGACGACGCTGAAAGAACCGCTTAAGGAGCCGGCAGATGTTGCTGTTGTCAATGATTTTATCAACATGGATGAAGTTGGACTCCAGCGTTTGATGAATGATATGGGACTGGCAATGAGTTTTGAAGATCTCGAGTCGGTACAGCGATATTTTGCCATCCGCGAGCGTCGTAACCCGACGGTGACAGAGATTCGAGTGATCGATACGTATTGGTCGGATCACTGCCGTCATACAACGTTTACGACAGTGCTCGACTCCATTGAGATTGAAAGCGGCAAATATGCGGCTATGCTGACGCGAGTAAAAGATCTGTATTTTGCCGACAGAGCGGCGCTCTACGCAGGAGAAAACCGTGATACAACGCTGATGGATATCGCGGTTATTGGAATGAAGGCACTCCGCAAAGCGGGCAAGCTGGATGATCTGGATGTGTCGGACGAGATCAATGCGTGCAGCATCGTTGTGCCCGCAGTTATCAACGGCAAAGAGGAAAAGTGGCTCGTCATGTTCAAAAACGAGACGCACAATCATCCGACGGAAATTGAACCTTTCGGTGGTGCTGCTACCTGTCTGGGCGGTGCCATTCGTGATCCGCTTTCCGGCCGTTCCTATGTCTATCAGGCGATGCGTGTCACAGGAGCCGCAGATCCCAGACGTCCGATCAGAGAAACACTGCCGGGCAAACTCCCGCAGAAGAAGATTACACTTGGTGCGGCGGCCGGCTACAGTTCATATGGCAATCAGATCGGTCTTGCTACCGGGCAAGTCAAAGAGATTTATCATGAAGGTTACATGGCAAAACGCATGGAAATCGGTGCTGTCATCGCTTCCGCCCCCGCGGAAAATGTTGTGCGTGAAGCGCCGGCCGAGGGGGATGTCGTTGTTCTTCTAGGCGGCCGTACGGGACGTGATGGTATCGGCGGCGCAACGGGATCTTCAAAGGTACACACGACCGCATCTTTGACAGAGGCCGGTGCGGAGGTGCAAAAGGGCAATCCGCCAACCGAGCGGAAGATACAGCGTCTCTTCCGCAACCCGACGGTCAGTCGCATGATAAAGCGCTGCAATGACTTCGGTGCAGGCGGTGTGGCGGTTGCTATCGGTGAGCTTGCCCCGTCCCTGAATATAAATCTGGATGCGGTCAAGAAGAAGTATGAAGGTCTCGACGGTACGGAAATTGCGATTTCAGAATCGCAGGAACGCATGGCAGTCGTCTTGGCGAGACGGGATGTAAGTCGTTTCCTCGAGTATGCTGAGCAGGAGAATCTGGAGGCGACAGAAGTCGCTGAAATCACGAACAACGGAAAGCTTATCATGCGATGGAGAGGAAAGGTCATTGTCAGTCTGGCTCGTGCCTTTCTTGATACAAATGGAGTTCGGCAGCACGTCCGCGTCAAGATGCAGATGCCGGATTTGAAGAATCCGTATTTTCAAGCATGCCCGACGGAGCTTGAATCGGCACGCAAGAAACGTGATTTGACCGCCGCATGGGTGGCCAATATGTCCAGACTCAATGTATGCAGTCAAAAGGGGCTTGTGGAGCGATTTGATTCAACGATCGGCGCGGGGACTGTCCTGATGCCGTTTGGAGGAAAGCAGCAGCTCACAGAAGAGCAGGGGATGGTGGCAAAGTTGCCGATTCTTTCCGGTGAGACGGATACGGCAACGGCCATGTCCTACGGATATGACCCCTATCTTTCCGAGTGGAGCCCATTCCACGGTGCGGTTTATGCGGTTGTTGAAGCGGCAGCGAAGATCGCAGCGCTGGGGGGCGATACGTCGAAGATTCGCTTGACATTTCAAGAGTACTTTGAGCGCCTAGGCAAGGATCCTTTGAAGTGGGGAAAACCGACAGCTGCTCTTTTAGGTGCTCTTTGGGCACAGCATCAGCTGGAAATTCCCGCTATCGGCGGCAAGGACTCCATGTCCGGCACCTTCGAAAATATCTCCGTTCCGCCTACCCTGGTTGCCTTTGCTGTTGATGTCGTGCAGGCAAGCCGTACCGTCTCGGCTGCGTTCAAGTTCCCCGGCAACAAGGTCTATATTCTCAAAGTACCACGTGACAGCAATGATTTGCCGCACTTTGAGACGATGAAGAAAACCTTTGCTCGCGTATATAAACTGGCGCAGGATAAGAAGCTCTTCGCAGCGATGAGTGTCGGCATTGGCGGTATCGCGGCAGCTGTGACAAAAATGGCATTGGGCAATAAGATGGGTTTTCGCTTTGAGAATGCGCTGCCCTTTGATGATCTTTTCCGTCCGGAATATGGATCGATTATCATTGAGATGTCGGAGAATGCCAATCCGGATGATTCACTTGCCGGTCTCAAGTGGTCTCGCCTGGGGGCGACAACGACTTCGGAGAGTGTTGTCTGCGGAGATATGGTACAGACGATTGCGGAGCTCACAAATGCCTATACGAAGCCCTTGGAAAAGATTTTCCAAACGAAGGCGAAGCTGCATGAACGCGGGATGAATGTTCCTATCATTCCCTATACAGAGGGTCGTACGTCGGCGAAGTCCTCATATCGGACAGGTGGCGCAAAACCGCGTGTGTTCATACCTGTATTTCCCGGAACAAACTGTGAAGTCGATTCAGCGCGTGCTTTTGAAGCCGTCGGCGGACAAGTTGAAACATTGGTCATTCGCAATCTTACTCCAAAAGCTGTTGAGGAAAGTGTCGAGGCCATTGTTAAGGGCATTGAGAGAGCCAATATTGTCATGCTGCCGGGAGGGTTCTCCGGCGGTGATGAACCGGATGGATCGGGCAAGTTTATTGCAGCAACCTTCCGCAATCCCCGCATTGCCGATGCTGTCATGCGTTTCCTGCGGCAGAGAGATGGGTTAATGCTCGGCATTTGCAACGGGTTTCAAGCGCTTATTAAATTAGGGTTGTTGCCCTATGGTGAGATTTGCAGCTTGACGACAGGGACACCGACCCTGACCCACAACATCATCGGCCGCCATGTCTCTTGCATGGTGGAGACCCGGATCATGTCGAATCGATCTCCGTGGCTTAGCAATGTTTCGGTTGGTGATATTCACTCGATTGCTGTGTCACATGGAGAAGGGCGGTTCGTTGCTGACCGTGAACTCGTCGCTAAGATGCGTCAGCTTGGCCAGATTGCAACACAGTATGTCGATGATCGCGGCGATCCGACCATGTATATGCCCTTTAATCCCAATGGCTCTTATGAGGCCATTGAAGGGATTACAAGCCCGGATGGACATATCTTTGGTAAGATGGGACACTCTGAGCGTGTCGGAGAATTTATTGGAAAGAACGTACCCGGCAATAAGGATCAAAAGATTTTTGAGGCAGGCATTCAGTATTTCCGTTAA
- a CDS encoding ISLre2 family transposase: METIVTEILEIIKGTKDNISQEEQLRSYFEILICRAVSEAFERIDKELAKRYAAKGWHVERLDARCVQASYGTMQIRRRRMKKEGEAGIYPLDKEVGIRPYRRYTAYLEYVIACIAAKSVYRDTAAVVNLLSPVTISHQQVAHVVRRVGETYGAWEKLQESTDPMEETELRRPEVLYIEGDGLMLHGQNKKQLELHRFQIAEGVQENGNRRTLIGTHYVANLDHEKAKESLLHYLGSHYDLTHTLVLSNSDGGAGYTCGVFEEILGSVGQHEHFLDWYHVQRKCRERLLWANSTLCKKLHKALYIHEREEVSLVLDTVESMSQDERQTEQVELLRKYIERNWIYLAGLEERGIGEYRKLLGTCESNHRLYSYRMKKQGRRWSRAGGEAMVKIITGLKNGDLREAMAAKAEWFNAKVGRDFRGAVREALKRRKSTTYDGVRHGRITVSAPMSSGIGHLSKCFA, translated from the coding sequence ATGGAAACTATTGTAACAGAAATCCTGGAAATAATAAAGGGTACAAAAGACAATATCTCACAAGAAGAACAACTGCGCAGTTACTTTGAGATCCTGATATGCCGTGCAGTTAGTGAGGCATTCGAACGAATTGACAAAGAACTGGCAAAGCGATACGCAGCCAAAGGCTGGCACGTGGAACGGCTTGATGCACGGTGCGTGCAAGCAAGCTACGGAACCATGCAAATCCGTCGCAGGCGCATGAAAAAAGAAGGAGAAGCCGGTATATACCCCTTGGACAAAGAAGTGGGTATTCGCCCTTACCGGAGATACACCGCCTATTTGGAATACGTTATTGCCTGTATTGCAGCCAAGAGCGTCTACCGTGATACAGCCGCTGTCGTCAACCTGCTGAGTCCCGTCACGATAAGCCACCAACAAGTTGCACATGTCGTGAGACGAGTAGGAGAAACCTATGGTGCTTGGGAGAAATTGCAGGAAAGCACCGATCCCATGGAAGAGACAGAACTGCGCCGACCGGAAGTTCTCTACATCGAAGGGGATGGACTCATGCTGCACGGGCAGAATAAGAAACAGCTCGAGCTCCATCGATTCCAAATCGCCGAAGGCGTGCAAGAAAACGGCAACCGTCGTACCCTTATTGGCACCCACTATGTAGCGAATCTCGATCACGAGAAAGCCAAAGAGAGTCTGCTGCACTATCTGGGGAGCCACTATGATCTAACCCATACCCTGGTTCTGAGCAACAGTGATGGAGGTGCCGGTTACACCTGCGGCGTCTTTGAAGAAATCCTTGGAAGCGTCGGCCAGCATGAGCACTTTCTGGATTGGTACCACGTACAAAGGAAATGCAGAGAACGCCTTTTATGGGCGAATTCGACCCTGTGTAAGAAACTACACAAAGCGCTGTATATACATGAGCGTGAGGAAGTGAGCCTTGTATTGGATACCGTGGAATCTATGTCCCAAGATGAGCGACAAACGGAACAAGTGGAGCTTCTTCGAAAGTACATAGAAAGAAACTGGATATACCTTGCCGGCTTGGAAGAACGAGGGATCGGGGAATACAGGAAGCTTTTGGGGACGTGTGAAAGCAACCATAGGCTCTACAGCTACCGGATGAAGAAGCAAGGCAGACGATGGAGTCGAGCCGGTGGCGAAGCGATGGTAAAGATCATCACTGGATTGAAGAACGGTGATCTGCGAGAGGCCATGGCGGCGAAGGCGGAGTGGTTCAATGCGAAGGTAGGAAGAGACTTCCGCGGAGCCGTGCGAGAGGCATTGAAAAGAAGAAAAAGCACGACATATGACGGGGTCCGACATGGGAGGATTACAGTAAGTGCGCCGATGAGCAGTGGGATTGGACATTTGTCCAAATGCTTTGCTTAG